The following nucleotide sequence is from Desulfuromonas sp..
ACCAGAGCATCATGATTGTCAGCCCCTCGACCCTGCTCGTCACCCTCCGGACCATCGAGAACATCTGGCGCTACGAACACCAGAACAAAAATGCCCTGGAGATCGCCGATCGGGCCGGCAAGCTGTACGAAAAGTTCGCTGGTTTTGTCGAGGACCTGGAAAAGATCGGCAGTCAGCTGGAGACCACCCGCAAGACCTACGATGCGGCGCACAACAAGCTGATCTCCGGGAGAGGCAACCTGGTCTCAAGGGCCCAGGGGCTGATCGAACTCGGAGTAAAAAGCCGGAAAAGTATTTCTTCGGAGGCGCTGCAGGACGCCGCCCTGGAATACCCTGAAGAAAATGAGGATTAACCGGATCAGTCCATCCGGATTACTTCTCGGAAAAAATCGAGATTGCGATTACCGCCCGGCCAGCATTTCATCAACAGCCCGTAGGTACGGGTGGCCCGCAGCTCAAGCGCCAGCATCGCATGTGCGAGTCGTGATTTCTCCGTACTCCGGCCATAATAACGGGTCAGGACATTTCTGATCCGGGAATAATTGCCGACCAGGGGGATGTCACTGCTTTTTCGACACCCGGCCAGAACCCCTTCGCCAGCCTTGTCGTGGCCAAGAACATGCAGATAGAGCGGTCCACAGTCAAGAAACTCGGACATCAGTCCGGCATCGAGATCGAGCAGGGCGTACATCATCAGCCGCTGGATACGGGTCCGGGTCAGCTGCTTCGACTTGCTCTCAACCATCAGCCCTTCGAGATTTCCGGCAACCTGAAGAGCCTGGTAGAAGCGTTTACCGATCCCGTCCGACTCGGCATACTGGTAGATCGCCCCCAACTGATCAATCCTCTGCAGCGCCTGCACCATCAAGCGGAACAGGATATCGTCGTCCGGGGTCAGGCCTCCGGCCAAACCCTCTTGCAGCAGCGGCAGAGCCGACTCCGGCACAAACGTCCCGACCGGTTCGCCGGCATTCAGCTTGTGGCGGATGCCGGTGGCGCTGGCGATCACGCCAACCGTATCAAGATCGTGATAGCCGGCACCGCTTCGCCGGATTGTATGCGGGGTTATTGTTGTATCATTTTTCTTGATTGCACGAAGATATTCAATGCCGAGGATATTATTCGGTTCGGTCAGTATCGGCGAGAGCGTGGCGTCGTTACTTAATTCTGCGACAATCTCGGCGCGGGCCGCCGGATAGGATTTCCCCTTGCGCAGTCTCTGCCGGGTCTCTTTTTCGATTTTCTCCCGATGACAATCAAGCAGGTCGGCACATTTCTGCAGCGGTTCGAGATCACCCGCCTCGCTCCCGAAACAGAGGGTGTCAACATCGATATGCACCAACGACCGCAGGGCACCGTCGGCAAATTGCGGGGCGGAGTTGCAGGCCCAGGGCAACGGCAGTTCAACCACCAGGTTAACTCCGGCCCGCAGGGCCATTTCGGCGCGACGCCATTTATCAAGCAGCGCCGGCTCCCCGCGCTGCAGAAAATGACCGCTCATGACCGCGACCGCGGCCTCGCTTGCAGTCACCTTAAGGCTCTTCTGGAGGTGATAAAGGTGGCCGTTATGAAACGGATTGTATTCAGTAATTAGCCCGACACTGCGCATACGTCTCATATCTCCACCGGGATTGAGCAATCAAGACTGACCTCATCTTGCGACACCCTGGTTCGCATGGCAACGGCCTCAACACCCTGCTCAATGGCCTGGCGAAGCAGTCGTCCGTATTCGGCGTCAATGTGATCAGCCGGGGCAAAGGCGTCAGCCTCCCCTCTTTGTACCAGAAAGAAAATAATCGCGCGCCAGCCCTGCTCCGCAGCAGAGATAAGTTCCCGTAAATGCTTCTGGCCGCGAACTGTTACAGCATCAGGGAAACAGGCCCGGCCGGAGCCGTCAAGCAAGGTCACGTTTTTTACCTCGAGCAAAGCCCGAAACTGGTCCGACTGGAGCATAAAATCAATCCGGCTCTTGCCGAACCTGAATTCGGGGTTCACCAGACACCCCTCGAATCCACGGACATTGCCGCAACGCAAGCCCTCCTCGACGACCCGGTTGGCCCGCTGGGTGTTGGTATCGACCCAGTAGCCGTTGACGCGAATCAGTTCGAGCGTATACGGCAGCTTTCGTGCCCGGTTCTCACTCACCGAGATCAGGACTTCATGGCCCGGCACCGCACATTGAAGCATGCTGCCGGTATTCGGCGTATGCGCCGTCACAACGGCTCCGTCGTCCAGTTCGACATCGGCCAGGAAACGCTTGTAGCGCTTCAGGAGGAAACCTTTATGCAATGGCGTCGGCAGCTTCACGATTACCCTTCCCGGTTCCCGGCGGTTCCAGTCTCATCCGCATTTTCTTCAGCCGATTTTTTTCAGCCGGGATCAGGGCAAGAGCTAATCCGAGCAGCGCTCCGAACAAGGCCCCTGACCAGGGACCTCCGGCCACAACTCAGCCGCTACCGGTACATTGCCTGATGTAACCAACAACGGCACCGGCGGCTCCGCCGACACAAATAAAAACCAGAATTTTTTTTATTTTCCCAGACATCATTCTCTTCCGGTGCAAGCACCTGGTGCAAAGACTTCATGGCAGAAAATCTTCATTGTTATGCACAACATCTTCGATTTGGGTTTAAAAAGTATTTTAAGTTATACTGAC
It contains:
- the sfsA gene encoding DNA/RNA nuclease SfsA, which translates into the protein MKLPTPLHKGFLLKRYKRFLADVELDDGAVVTAHTPNTGSMLQCAVPGHEVLISVSENRARKLPYTLELIRVNGYWVDTNTQRANRVVEEGLRCGNVRGFEGCLVNPEFRFGKSRIDFMLQSDQFRALLEVKNVTLLDGSGRACFPDAVTVRGQKHLRELISAAEQGWRAIIFFLVQRGEADAFAPADHIDAEYGRLLRQAIEQGVEAVAMRTRVSQDEVSLDCSIPVEI